One stretch of Segatella copri DNA includes these proteins:
- a CDS encoding RHS repeat domain-containing protein yields the protein MNKKVFSLCLGAVLLLLASCSGGYSSKEIDGVEFTGEGVFGDVPYICMDFLKEFNESFKAKVLDGSVTEAEREELREDCRSRYEEIKKKEIVNVPFELHINGKVVLNSELKLKLKDYDPIISECYAFYTVEYPEEYHSLVTRDQVLYTLLLDKDDQILLVYNGSLVRIDIGKSDPYVKPFNWDALLKDNQARDRMVKVLFVDEDEYVKLMNKQGLEASKKADAGIGCLSAFDLKGNVKMCLEKNEMGESRKLEFDNMGKLITCDGNPVQNIYSKMKFDDNGRLVSAVREENYSIIETTYEYDSKTGHLIKQKDVDPEGQMVTTYTYDENGLVTKKQEVGEFTEMGAEEPMKLNRTSIYTYPSIDAQGNWTKRQVESEGAMITEVRSISYF from the coding sequence ATGAACAAGAAAGTATTTAGTTTATGCCTTGGAGCAGTCTTGCTTCTTTTGGCATCATGTAGTGGAGGTTATTCCTCTAAAGAGATTGATGGTGTGGAGTTTACAGGTGAAGGCGTGTTTGGTGATGTGCCTTACATTTGTATGGATTTCCTGAAAGAGTTTAATGAGTCTTTTAAAGCAAAAGTTTTAGACGGTAGTGTGACTGAGGCAGAAAGAGAAGAACTTAGAGAGGATTGCCGTAGCCGATATGAAGAAATCAAGAAGAAAGAAATCGTAAATGTACCGTTTGAACTTCATATCAATGGTAAGGTAGTGCTCAACAGCGAATTAAAGCTTAAATTGAAGGATTACGACCCAATAATTTCCGAATGTTACGCTTTTTATACTGTGGAATATCCTGAAGAGTATCATAGCTTGGTAACCAGAGATCAGGTGCTTTATACTTTGTTGTTAGATAAAGATGATCAAATTTTGTTAGTTTATAACGGGTCTCTTGTAAGAATTGATATAGGAAAATCTGACCCTTATGTCAAACCTTTTAATTGGGATGCCCTTTTGAAAGATAATCAGGCACGCGATCGTATGGTAAAAGTCCTTTTTGTGGATGAGGATGAGTATGTAAAACTTATGAACAAGCAAGGCTTGGAGGCAAGTAAAAAGGCTGATGCTGGAATTGGATGCCTTTCTGCATTCGACTTGAAGGGTAATGTAAAGATGTGCTTAGAAAAGAACGAGATGGGCGAAAGCCGTAAGTTGGAGTTTGACAATATGGGTAAGTTGATTACGTGTGATGGCAATCCTGTTCAGAACATCTATTCCAAGATGAAGTTTGATGACAATGGCCGTTTGGTCTCGGCTGTACGTGAAGAAAATTATAGTATAATAGAAACTACGTACGAATATGATTCTAAAACTGGTCATCTGATAAAGCAGAAAGATGTAGACCCAGAAGGTCAGATGGTAACTACCTATACATACGATGAGAATGGCTTGGTTACCAAGAAACAGGAAGTAGGAGAGTTTACGGAAATGGGGGCAGAAGAGCCTATGAAACTGAATCGCACCTCGATATACACTTATCCTTCAATAGATGCCCAAGGCAACTGGACTAAACGACAGGTTGAGAGTGAAGGGGCGATGATAACTGAGGTTAGAAGCATTAGTTACTTTTAG
- the tnpC gene encoding IS66 family transposase has translation MTKDEIIVLLKEQLQLANEQLQQAHATVSSLTLQVGELIERIKSLEEQLVQKGIAIDKANRQNKALGKLVSGKKSERQDKNPQDSMPQEEFDKKQKEQAEKRKARKNNGAKRDMHCEMEEVHVTIDPEMDAELLKKLRIYGTRTCVRYSMEPIKFIKTVYHINTYTDGNVLYPGKTPPALLLNSSYTSSFAAGLLQLRYIYSMPVERIIKYFADNGFTLRKATANKLIARSADVLENIYKAIRQTVLQQDYVTADETYHKVLLAKIKPTDKGSKKGYLWAVSAPKLGLVFFVYEDGSRSEEVILDVFSDYKGTIQSEAYAPYRKLESDVYPDIMRIACLQHIKRNFIDCGKEDKDAQEVVDLINKFYQKDKKHKVGVKGWTVEDHLAYRQSYAPDILQDLSEKLEEISSRKDLLPKSTLAQAVGYALNEYNAICDIFKRGDTALDNNYIERIQRYISLSRRNSMFFGSHEGARRGAILYSIAISCKLNGINLFEYISDVIEKTIEWQPNTPLEKYRDLLPDRWKKQ, from the coding sequence ATGACAAAGGACGAAATCATAGTACTTTTGAAGGAGCAGCTTCAGCTTGCCAACGAGCAGCTTCAGCAAGCCCATGCTACAGTGAGTTCACTGACTCTACAGGTCGGTGAACTCATTGAGCGTATAAAGTCTTTAGAAGAACAACTCGTCCAGAAAGGAATCGCCATAGATAAAGCGAACCGTCAGAACAAGGCACTCGGCAAGCTTGTTTCAGGCAAGAAGTCGGAACGCCAGGATAAGAATCCACAAGATTCGATGCCCCAGGAGGAATTTGACAAGAAGCAAAAAGAGCAGGCCGAAAAGAGAAAGGCACGCAAGAACAATGGTGCCAAGCGCGACATGCATTGCGAGATGGAAGAGGTGCATGTTACGATAGACCCTGAAATGGATGCGGAGCTTTTGAAGAAGTTGCGTATCTATGGCACCCGCACCTGTGTACGCTACAGCATGGAACCTATCAAGTTCATCAAGACAGTATATCACATCAATACTTATACGGATGGAAATGTCCTGTATCCGGGGAAGACTCCTCCGGCTTTACTTCTGAACTCTTCCTATACATCTTCTTTTGCTGCAGGTCTCCTGCAGTTGCGATACATCTATTCCATGCCGGTGGAGCGAATCATCAAATACTTTGCCGACAATGGGTTTACGTTAAGGAAGGCCACGGCAAATAAACTGATAGCCAGAAGTGCAGATGTACTTGAAAACATCTATAAGGCTATCAGGCAGACAGTATTGCAGCAGGATTATGTTACGGCAGATGAAACTTATCATAAAGTGCTGCTGGCAAAGATAAAACCTACAGACAAGGGATCGAAGAAAGGCTACCTGTGGGCAGTAAGTGCACCTAAGCTGGGACTTGTTTTCTTTGTATATGAGGATGGTTCACGTTCTGAGGAAGTCATACTTGATGTATTCTCAGATTATAAAGGTACCATACAGAGTGAGGCATATGCTCCTTACCGGAAACTGGAGTCGGATGTTTATCCTGACATTATGAGGATCGCCTGCCTGCAACATATAAAGAGAAACTTCATCGACTGCGGCAAGGAGGACAAGGATGCACAGGAAGTCGTAGACTTGATCAACAAGTTTTATCAAAAAGATAAGAAGCATAAGGTTGGCGTAAAAGGATGGACTGTGGAGGACCATCTGGCCTATCGGCAGTCATATGCACCAGACATTTTGCAGGATTTATCAGAGAAACTGGAGGAAATATCTTCCAGGAAGGATCTGCTGCCCAAGTCTACCTTGGCGCAGGCGGTTGGTTATGCCCTTAATGAATATAATGCCATTTGTGACATCTTCAAAAGAGGTGATACGGCTCTAGACAACAACTACATTGAGAGAATCCAGAGATACATATCGTTATCAAGAAGAAACTCTATGTTCTTCGGTTCGCACGAAGGAGCAAGACGGGGAGCTATCCTATATTCTATAGCTATCTCATGCAAGTTGAATGGCATCAATCTGTTTGAATACATTAGCGATGTCATAGAAAAGACCATTGAATGGCAACCGAATACCCCATTGGAGAAATATAGAGACTTACTTCCTGACCGATGGAAAAAGCAGTAG
- the tnpB gene encoding IS66 family insertion sequence element accessory protein TnpB (TnpB, as the term is used for proteins encoded by IS66 family insertion elements, is considered an accessory protein, since TnpC, encoded by a neighboring gene, is a DDE family transposase.), with the protein MFGLNESTQYYVCQRYVRMNMGINGLYQIVRTEMELPPLGGAVFIFFSKNRQQVKMLKWDGDGFLLYQKRLERGTFELPFFDPKNKQCKMPYRTLSAIMSGICLKSMKYRKRLNL; encoded by the coding sequence ATGTTTGGATTGAATGAGAGTACCCAGTACTATGTCTGCCAGAGATACGTACGAATGAACATGGGCATAAACGGCTTGTATCAGATAGTGAGAACGGAAATGGAACTTCCGCCACTTGGTGGTGCGGTCTTCATCTTCTTCTCCAAGAACCGCCAGCAGGTAAAAATGCTAAAATGGGATGGCGATGGTTTCTTGCTGTACCAGAAACGACTGGAGCGAGGAACCTTTGAATTGCCATTCTTTGATCCCAAGAACAAACAGTGCAAAATGCCGTACAGGACACTATCGGCCATCATGAGCGGAATTTGCCTAAAAAGTATGAAATATAGGAAGAGACTTAACCTATAG
- a CDS encoding Rpn family recombination-promoting nuclease/putative transposase codes for MARFIDPRVDWAFKRIFGSEDTKECLITFLNGLFEDELVINDVTFAKTEKLGLRPDDRGVVFDVYCVTNEGKHVIVEMQKKEQEYFADRALYYTARAIVQQGIRGIWDYHLAPVYTVCFMDFVSVSPMLKKFRTDLVLTDLQTRQRVSDRMRIVYLQLPLFDKHTEAECMDIFDCWIYIMKNMNMFEQMPFSEKYPVFRKLAEIGDLRKLSREELELYDEDIKNMRDIYATRKFDEKRGMEKGRAEGRAEGELSKGLEVARNLLAMGMSCSQIIQATGLTEDQLKQLQP; via the coding sequence ATGGCAAGATTTATAGACCCACGTGTCGATTGGGCTTTCAAGCGAATCTTTGGAAGCGAGGACACGAAAGAATGTCTGATCACATTCCTCAACGGACTGTTTGAAGACGAGTTGGTAATCAACGATGTGACGTTTGCCAAGACCGAAAAACTTGGCTTGCGCCCCGATGACCGTGGTGTAGTCTTCGATGTCTATTGCGTCACAAACGAAGGCAAGCATGTCATCGTCGAGATGCAGAAGAAAGAACAGGAATACTTTGCCGACAGAGCATTGTATTACACGGCACGTGCCATTGTGCAGCAGGGCATTCGTGGAATCTGGGACTATCATTTGGCTCCAGTCTATACGGTGTGTTTCATGGACTTTGTATCGGTGAGTCCGATGCTAAAGAAGTTTCGTACCGACTTGGTGCTTACTGATTTGCAGACACGCCAGCGAGTGTCCGACAGGATGCGTATTGTGTACCTCCAACTGCCATTGTTCGACAAGCATACGGAGGCAGAGTGTATGGATATATTTGATTGTTGGATTTATATAATGAAGAATATGAACATGTTTGAACAGATGCCATTCAGCGAGAAGTATCCAGTCTTCCGCAAGTTGGCAGAGATAGGCGACCTCCGCAAGCTTTCCCGAGAAGAACTTGAGCTTTATGATGAGGACATCAAGAATATGCGTGATATATATGCCACCAGAAAGTTTGATGAGAAGAGAGGTATGGAAAAAGGTCGTGCTGAAGGTCGTGCTGAGGGGGAACTGTCTAAAGGTTTGGAAGTTGCCCGTAACTTGTTGGCTATGGGTATGTCTTGTTCTCAAATCATACAAGCTACAGGATTAACAGAAGACCAGCTGAAGCAACTTCAGCCGTAG
- a CDS encoding ATP-binding protein, with amino-acid sequence MEQIIGRKKEIELLTEYYHSGKAEFVAVYGRRRIGKTYLVRNLFRDKFAFDMSGSIEAPAEAQLSNFGFALREYGDSKQPIPTNWTEAFEALKQLLKAKMKRERLVVFIDELPCLDTPKSGFQQAFEHFWNGWAAYQSEIMLIVCGSATSWMIANLIDSHGGLHNRITHEMYLSPFTLRETELMLQAYGFSWTRISILQIYSILGGVPYYLSLLDKKQGVEGNVDRLFFSSHAELKREYGRLYSSLFRNSESYMRVIEVLASCRQGMARKEIMEKLKLKSGGTLTKVLSELINCDFVRGYNTRDKKIKQKDQIFQLTDLYTLFYMTFCHPGTTDTEYWTHLMGKPRQNTWYGLAFERVCMLHIPQIKHFLGIDQIHTEYYSWRSKVSKPAAQIDLLIERADNLVNLCEIKYSQMPYTITKEEDMRIRNRMADFVAETGIKSGIIPTMITTFGVRLTQYAALAQVQITMDDLFV; translated from the coding sequence ATGGAGCAAATTATCGGACGAAAGAAAGAAATCGAGCTGTTGACAGAATATTATCATTCTGGCAAAGCTGAGTTTGTGGCTGTATATGGCAGGCGTCGTATCGGCAAGACTTATCTTGTGAGAAATCTCTTCCGTGATAAGTTTGCCTTTGATATGTCTGGGTCTATAGAGGCACCAGCTGAGGCGCAACTCTCTAATTTCGGGTTTGCGCTGAGGGAATATGGAGATTCCAAACAGCCTATTCCTACGAATTGGACAGAGGCTTTTGAGGCATTGAAACAGTTGTTAAAGGCAAAAATGAAAAGAGAACGACTCGTTGTTTTTATCGATGAACTACCATGCTTGGATACGCCGAAATCTGGTTTCCAACAGGCTTTTGAGCACTTTTGGAACGGATGGGCAGCTTACCAAAGTGAAATCATGCTTATCGTTTGTGGCAGTGCCACGTCGTGGATGATAGCCAATCTGATAGATAGTCATGGTGGGCTTCATAATAGGATAACGCACGAGATGTATCTTTCTCCTTTTACTCTTCGTGAGACGGAACTGATGCTACAAGCTTATGGATTCTCATGGACTCGCATTTCTATCCTTCAGATATATAGCATCCTTGGTGGGGTGCCTTATTATCTCAGTTTGTTGGATAAAAAGCAAGGTGTGGAAGGGAATGTCGACAGATTGTTTTTCTCATCCCACGCTGAACTGAAGCGAGAATATGGAAGACTATATTCGTCCTTGTTTAGAAATTCTGAGTCCTATATGCGTGTCATAGAGGTACTTGCCTCATGCAGACAAGGTATGGCCCGAAAGGAAATCATGGAGAAATTGAAGTTGAAATCGGGTGGAACTTTGACAAAGGTTCTTAGTGAATTGATAAATTGCGATTTTGTAAGAGGGTATAATACCAGGGATAAGAAGATAAAGCAGAAAGATCAAATCTTTCAGCTCACCGACCTCTATACATTATTTTATATGACGTTTTGCCATCCTGGTACGACGGACACGGAATATTGGACTCACTTGATGGGAAAACCTCGTCAAAATACTTGGTATGGCTTGGCTTTTGAGCGAGTTTGCATGTTGCATATTCCTCAAATCAAGCATTTCTTGGGGATAGACCAAATCCATACCGAGTATTATTCTTGGCGAAGTAAGGTTTCAAAGCCAGCTGCGCAAATCGACTTACTGATAGAACGTGCCGATAATCTCGTGAATCTATGTGAAATCAAGTATTCGCAGATGCCTTACACGATCACTAAGGAGGAGGATATGCGCATTCGTAATCGTATGGCTGATTTCGTGGCAGAAACAGGGATAAAAAGTGGCATTATCCCAACGATGATTACTACTTTTGGCGTGCGCCTTACACAGTATGCAGCCTTGGCTCAAGTACAAATTACAATGGACGACCTGTTCGTATAA
- a CDS encoding acyltransferase family protein, with amino-acid sequence MKQRNTDIDWIRAILIILMILIHIVSFGNAYPQLKAGILSFMMPTFLIITGYLVNIEKSPKEMGRYLMCLALPYVIMVTGFSVLSYFMPVRDGITELSLSQICEKIFVTSIGPYWFIQTMIICGILYYVSFKGATWGTLRQGKTTMSTTTSLFIFATLLLLLSKTPALSPSAATYYFIGVVLRQCHIGFDKIFRPSPVALLLWINLLGLEEWYDWGTLAIVFSCWCCISSLMWIHSLIKRLQDNACVRKTEDTLLYIGRNTLPIYLFHPIFTMAAKFYHPLFSWDRSEICFALVTIFIAIAGSIGIAKMMEKTHLAYLFGKGKMLR; translated from the coding sequence ATGAAACAAAGGAATACAGACATCGACTGGATAAGAGCCATCCTCATTATTCTCATGATATTGATTCATATCGTGAGCTTCGGCAACGCATACCCCCAGCTCAAGGCAGGCATTCTCTCGTTCATGATGCCTACCTTCCTCATCATCACGGGCTATCTCGTGAATATCGAGAAAAGCCCAAAGGAGATGGGAAGATACCTGATGTGTCTCGCTTTGCCTTACGTCATCATGGTAACCGGTTTCTCTGTCCTCTCCTATTTCATGCCGGTGAGAGATGGCATCACGGAACTGTCACTCTCTCAGATTTGTGAGAAGATATTCGTTACGTCCATCGGTCCCTATTGGTTCATCCAGACCATGATTATCTGCGGCATTCTCTATTACGTCAGTTTCAAGGGAGCAACCTGGGGAACCCTCAGACAGGGAAAAACGACGATGAGCACCACCACAAGCCTCTTTATCTTCGCCACCCTACTCCTGCTCCTGTCCAAGACACCCGCTCTTTCACCCAGTGCCGCCACCTATTATTTCATCGGAGTGGTACTCAGACAATGCCATATCGGCTTTGACAAGATATTCCGTCCTTCACCGGTTGCCCTGCTGCTCTGGATCAACTTGCTGGGCTTAGAAGAATGGTACGACTGGGGCACGCTCGCCATCGTCTTCTCCTGCTGGTGCTGCATTTCATCCCTGATGTGGATACACAGCCTCATCAAACGCCTACAGGATAATGCCTGCGTCCGAAAGACAGAAGACACCTTATTATATATAGGCCGCAACACACTGCCCATCTATCTCTTCCACCCCATCTTTACGATGGCAGCCAAGTTCTATCATCCCCTCTTTAGCTGGGACAGGAGCGAAATCTGTTTTGCCCTCGTTACCATCTTCATCGCCATTGCCGGAAGCATCGGCATCGCCAAGATGATGGAGAAGACCCATCTGGCTTATCTCTTCGGAAAAGGAAAGATGCTGAGATAA
- a CDS encoding GtrA family protein produces the protein MNIKNKINNMDDAKREKLGEVIRFGIVGGLATVLQYVIYLAMMPALTHFIPNMGDHSLATTANTIAYIVSFIFNFIASTRYTFKVKANAKRGAGFTLSHIVNYSMQTLCLNLFVGLGLAKQLAMIPTLCICIPVNFLLVRFFLKK, from the coding sequence ATGAATATCAAAAACAAGATAAATAATATGGATGATGCCAAGCGAGAGAAGCTGGGCGAAGTCATCAGATTCGGAATCGTAGGCGGACTGGCTACGGTACTGCAATATGTCATCTACCTGGCTATGATGCCGGCACTGACCCATTTCATCCCCAACATGGGCGACCACAGTCTGGCTACCACAGCCAACACCATCGCCTACATCGTGAGTTTCATCTTCAATTTCATCGCCAGTACCCGCTATACCTTCAAGGTAAAGGCGAATGCCAAACGCGGAGCAGGATTCACCCTCTCCCACATCGTCAACTACTCGATGCAGACCCTCTGCCTCAACCTCTTCGTAGGCTTGGGTCTAGCCAAACAGCTGGCTATGATACCCACCCTCTGCATCTGCATCCCGGTAAACTTCCTCCTGGTAAGGTTCTTCCTGAAGAAATAA
- a CDS encoding DUF6080 domain-containing protein: MKKIFDIFKIKKEERVSALVALIIACALNALTVIKYHSQFSQITDNYHKLFVKTFHVAGFDPLTYSIVSHWDTEYNVYRHPLLAFFMYIPNQINQGLMMLTGINCVQFVVGAILVFCAFYSFIFLYRIFREVIGTERFDANLLSAFYFSFAYVMVSAMVPDHFIMSMIILLCTLYITGVCMKKGRQLTIWQTILLFVFTAGVSLNNGLKTYLAALFTNGRKFFSIKYFLIGVILPAALMWAFARWEYRTFVWPKEMARHEAKMKKNKEATAKIYQQYRDSTGVKDSAKVEAAVKKIIKDKAHAKYVRDHKQIWNKNTGKPIAKGEFMNWTDKTTSRSQTLVENFFGESIMLHQQNLLGDVLRNRPVIVKYQSAVNYVVEACIVVLFLLGILAGRKAKFLWLTLTFFLMDAALHIGLGFGINEVYIMTSHYMYALPIAIAFLALKAKGKNLKWAFRGLMLAITLYLWISNGYLLVGYMLG; this comes from the coding sequence ATGAAAAAGATATTCGATATTTTTAAAATCAAGAAAGAGGAAAGAGTTTCAGCACTCGTCGCACTCATCATAGCATGTGCCCTCAATGCCCTGACTGTCATCAAATACCACAGCCAGTTCTCGCAGATTACAGATAATTATCACAAACTCTTTGTCAAGACCTTCCATGTGGCAGGTTTCGACCCGCTTACCTATAGCATCGTATCTCACTGGGACACAGAATATAACGTATACCGCCACCCGCTGCTGGCGTTCTTCATGTATATCCCGAATCAGATAAATCAAGGATTGATGATGCTTACCGGCATCAACTGCGTTCAGTTTGTCGTGGGAGCCATCCTGGTGTTCTGCGCCTTCTATTCCTTCATTTTTCTTTACCGTATATTCAGAGAAGTGATTGGTACAGAGCGCTTTGATGCCAATCTGCTCTCTGCCTTCTATTTTTCTTTCGCCTATGTGATGGTTTCAGCGATGGTACCCGACCATTTCATCATGTCGATGATCATACTCCTCTGCACCCTGTATATCACAGGCGTATGCATGAAGAAAGGCAGACAGCTTACCATCTGGCAGACTATCCTGCTCTTTGTATTTACAGCGGGCGTATCGCTCAACAATGGTCTGAAGACCTATCTTGCCGCCCTTTTCACCAATGGCAGAAAGTTCTTCAGTATCAAATACTTCCTGATAGGAGTCATCCTTCCTGCCGCACTCATGTGGGCTTTCGCCAGATGGGAATACCGCACCTTCGTATGGCCTAAGGAGATGGCAAGACACGAGGCTAAGATGAAGAAAAACAAGGAAGCCACAGCCAAGATTTACCAGCAATACCGCGACAGCACTGGCGTGAAAGACTCGGCAAAGGTAGAAGCTGCCGTCAAGAAAATCATCAAGGATAAAGCGCATGCCAAATATGTTCGTGACCATAAACAGATATGGAACAAGAACACGGGCAAGCCTATCGCCAAGGGCGAATTCATGAACTGGACCGACAAGACGACCTCCCGCTCGCAAACTCTGGTCGAGAATTTCTTCGGTGAAAGCATCATGCTGCACCAGCAGAACCTTCTGGGCGATGTATTGCGCAACCGTCCGGTTATCGTGAAATACCAGTCTGCGGTCAATTATGTGGTAGAGGCATGCATCGTTGTGCTTTTCTTACTTGGCATCCTTGCCGGAAGAAAAGCAAAGTTTCTCTGGCTCACCCTGACATTTTTCCTGATGGATGCTGCCCTCCATATCGGTTTGGGCTTCGGTATCAACGAGGTATATATCATGACTTCCCACTATATGTATGCCCTCCCTATCGCCATCGCCTTCCTGGCGCTCAAGGCAAAAGGAAAGAACCTGAAATGGGCCTTCAGAGGATTAATGCTCGCCATCACCCTCTATCTGTGGATAAGCAACGGATATCTGCTGGTAGGCTACATGCTAGGATAA
- a CDS encoding beta-1,6-N-acetylglucosaminyltransferase, which produces MKHAFLIMAHGSLPLLRVLLSMLDDERNDIFLHIDRKSDMLDGAEPLVLSRARLFVLEQRVDVRWGNLSQIKAEYVLFEEALKHGPYAYYHLLSGQDLPIKSQDYIHQFFEEHQGKEFVGINHGEEFEWDCRRKMMRYWLFTSLTRSKYGALNAITRRLNKYLSMLLMPFLHRQKMDFAKGANWVSITQACVEYVVSQKPFVLKRFNYTFCPDEFFLQTLVWNHPDFRAALYSEKDEYEGCMRLIDWKRGNPYVWTLADKEELEQSNRLFARKFDMEHEDIIRWIKASC; this is translated from the coding sequence ATGAAACATGCTTTTTTGATAATGGCTCATGGCAGTTTACCGCTTCTGAGGGTATTGCTGTCGATGCTCGATGATGAGCGCAATGATATATTTCTGCATATCGACCGGAAATCGGATATGCTGGATGGTGCTGAACCGCTGGTTCTTTCCAGGGCACGCCTCTTTGTGTTGGAACAGAGGGTGGATGTGCGTTGGGGAAATCTGAGTCAGATTAAGGCGGAGTATGTGCTTTTCGAGGAGGCTTTGAAGCATGGACCTTATGCCTACTACCATCTGCTGAGTGGTCAGGATTTACCTATCAAATCGCAGGATTACATCCATCAGTTCTTTGAGGAGCATCAGGGTAAGGAATTTGTGGGCATCAATCATGGTGAGGAATTTGAATGGGATTGCCGCCGGAAGATGATGCGTTATTGGCTATTTACCAGTCTTACCCGCTCGAAGTATGGGGCTTTGAATGCCATTACCAGGCGACTGAATAAATATCTTTCGATGCTGCTCATGCCGTTCCTGCATCGCCAGAAGATGGATTTTGCCAAGGGAGCCAACTGGGTGAGCATCACGCAGGCATGCGTGGAGTATGTGGTGAGCCAGAAGCCGTTTGTATTGAAAAGATTCAATTATACCTTCTGCCCTGATGAGTTCTTCCTGCAGACCCTGGTATGGAATCATCCCGATTTCCGGGCCGCCTTGTACTCAGAAAAAGATGAATATGAGGGCTGTATGCGACTTATTGACTGGAAACGGGGCAATCCATACGTCTGGACTTTGGCAGACAAAGAGGAGCTGGAACAAAGCAACCGCCTCTTTGCCCGTAAGTTTGATATGGAGCATGAGGATATCATCCGCTGGATCAAGGCTTCTTGCTAA
- a CDS encoding DUF6080 domain-containing protein codes for MNNIFRIKKEERLFALITLIVIIAFNVLMITYHFDDFGKPKAGFWTLFTKNFQISGFDPYTYLTLSKWKVYYTEYRHPMLPFFLYPFSLLNGWLIELTSRNWATIIVAVMMTFFSTYSTLFFRRIFREVMQLKAIDSNVLTAMLFSFAYVLLVTFVDDHFGMSLFFLSMTLYLAGKQQQEHRSMPWWQTALLFFFTAGITLSNGAKTFLAALFTNGKKLFRPKYLALGIILPTLLIGAAGIYQNKAFIIPNRLEGERLVAQKAAKDSTFRAKMDQKQKHDKAIAGKNIQKRGMLSWADMSISRSESLVENVFGESLILHREHLLEDIHSHRPIFVKYQTPVPYIIEGIIVILLCMGFWMGRRSAFLWLTASWVACDAFIHLVMGFGLNEVYIMAAHWAFIIPVCIGYIIRNCKEKYLPYLRGTLAVITIFLFFYNSTLIFQYLTR; via the coding sequence ATGAACAATATATTTAGAATTAAAAAAGAAGAAAGGCTCTTTGCCTTGATTACACTCATCGTTATCATCGCCTTCAATGTGCTGATGATAACCTATCATTTTGATGATTTCGGCAAACCGAAAGCAGGATTCTGGACGCTCTTCACCAAGAACTTTCAGATTTCAGGTTTCGACCCTTACACCTACCTTACCCTCTCGAAGTGGAAGGTGTATTACACGGAGTATCGCCATCCCATGCTCCCTTTCTTCCTCTATCCTTTCTCGCTACTGAACGGCTGGCTGATAGAACTCACCTCCCGCAACTGGGCAACTATCATCGTGGCGGTGATGATGACATTTTTCTCCACCTACTCCACCCTCTTCTTCAGAAGAATCTTCAGAGAGGTGATGCAGCTGAAGGCTATAGACAGCAATGTGCTCACAGCGATGCTTTTTTCCTTTGCCTACGTGCTGCTCGTCACCTTTGTGGATGACCATTTCGGCATGTCGCTTTTCTTCCTGTCGATGACACTTTATCTGGCAGGCAAACAGCAGCAGGAACACCGCAGCATGCCTTGGTGGCAAACAGCCCTGCTCTTTTTCTTCACGGCAGGCATCACGCTGAGCAATGGCGCCAAGACCTTCCTTGCCGCCCTCTTTACCAATGGCAAAAAACTCTTCCGCCCGAAATATCTGGCATTGGGCATCATCTTGCCTACCCTTCTGATAGGTGCTGCAGGCATCTACCAGAATAAGGCATTCATTATTCCTAATCGCCTGGAAGGAGAACGGCTCGTGGCTCAGAAAGCTGCGAAAGACAGTACTTTTAGGGCTAAGATGGACCAGAAACAGAAGCACGATAAGGCTATCGCTGGCAAGAATATCCAGAAACGAGGCATGCTTTCATGGGCAGATATGTCTATCTCCCGTTCAGAATCACTGGTAGAAAACGTTTTTGGCGAATCGCTTATCCTGCACAGAGAACATCTGCTGGAAGATATCCACAGCCACCGCCCGATATTCGTGAAATACCAGACACCCGTTCCTTATATCATAGAGGGTATCATCGTGATTCTGCTGTGTATGGGCTTTTGGATGGGAAGAAGATCGGCCTTTCTCTGGCTCACTGCCTCATGGGTGGCATGCGACGCCTTCATTCATCTGGTCATGGGATTCGGACTGAACGAGGTTTATATCATGGCTGCCCATTGGGCGTTCATCATTCCGGTTTGTATCGGATATATCATCAGAAACTGTAAGGAGAAATATCTGCCTTATCTTCGTGGAACACTCGCAGTTATCACCATCTTCCTGTTCTTCTATAACAGCACGCTGATATTCCAGTATCTCACAAGATAA